One window of the Trifolium pratense cultivar HEN17-A07 linkage group LG2, ARS_RC_1.1, whole genome shotgun sequence genome contains the following:
- the LOC123907988 gene encoding plastid division protein CDP1, chloroplastic-like, producing MALTNAAVIGPSLYGVARITKVPFLGSKGEVASGFSVGSHSGKSDVVLERRKLKSVNNNSNRIVENVQLKSTVEIPVSCYQLIGVPDRAEKDEIVKAVMSLKNAEIDEGYTVGVVASRQDLLMDVRDKLLFEPEYAGNLKEKIPPKSSLRIPWSWLPGALCLLQEIGESKFVLDIGRTSLQHQDAKPYADDLVLSMALAECTVAKIGFEKKKVSQGFEALARAQCLLRSKPSLAKMTLLSQIEESLEELAPACTLELLSMPNTPENVERRRGAIAALRELVRQGLDVEASCQVQDWHSFLSQAFGNLLANEIVDLLPWDSLAVMRKNKKTIESQNLRVVIDSSCFYRVFTAHMALGFSSKQKELINKAKIICECLIASEGIDLKFEEAFCLFLLGLGTEAEAVEKLKQLELNSNPKHNSILGKAIMDASAANPSLELWLKDSVLDLYPDTKGCSPALANFFNAQKKFSGSKNSKGSSQMFPTICHRPLSSSGSVERKDFEEPRSYMSSSPNLGFAVKQLTPTDLQGSLLSGKNENERNPSEPHVKVNRNLGTYNNGIWNNHFTRAQVFERITHVTILGCIVFASMKLLGMNLGKNFTGSNWASTKAHNSTSWTANSSVNYSVGPTYTRQSSIANKLKRIMSTVKLQFLPKSDAGSRGDLHSSLTSSSSPINVYRRLMPVEEAETLIREWQTIKAEALGPSHEVNGLAQVLDESMLSQWQALADAAKEKSCHWRFLLLKLSVLRADILSDGNGSDIAEIEALLEEAAELVDNSQQKNPNYYSTYKVQYVVKRQDDGSWKFCEADIQT from the exons ATGGCACTGACTAATGCTGCAGTGATCGGTCCTTCTCTCTATGGCGTTGCTCGTATCACGAAAGTTCCATTTCTAGGTTCAAAAGGCGAAGTTGCTTCTGGATTTTCTGTTGGGTCCCATTCAGGGAAAAGTGATGTTGTACTTGAAAGAAGGAAGTTGAAATctgttaataataatagtaaccgcATTGTTGAAAATGTGCAGTTGAAATCCACTGTTGAAATCCCAGTTTCTTGTTATCAG CTTATTGGCGTTCCTGATCGTGCTGAGAAAGATGAAATTGTTAAGGCAGTTATGAGTTTAAAAAATGCAGAAATTGACGAAGGTTACACAGTGGGTGTTGTTGCATCTCGCCAG GATCTTCTGATGGATGTTAGGGATAAACTCCTTTTTGAGCCAGAATATGCTGGTAACCTGAAGGAAAAGATTCCCCCTAAATCTTCCCTTCGTATTCCTTGGTCTTGGTTGCCGGGTGCTCTATGCCTTCTTCAAGAG ATTGGAGAATCAAAATTTGTGCTGGACATTGGAAGAACAAGTCTTCAGCATCAAGATGCGAAGCCATATGCAGATGATTTAGTTCTTTCTATGGCATTAGCTGAG TGTACAGTTGCGAAGATTGGCTTTGAGAAGAAGAAAGTATCTCAAGGTTTTGAAGCTCTTGCTCGTGCTCAATGTCTTCTAAGAAGTAAACCATCTCTTGCAAAAATGACACTTCTATCTCAG ATTGAAGAATCTCTTGAAGAACTTGCACCCGCTTGCACCTTGGAGTTACTGAGCATGCCAAATACCCCTGAAAATGTTGAACGAAGACGAGGAGCAATTGCGGCTTTACGCGAATTAGTTAGACAGGGTCTTGATGTTGAAGCTTCATGTCAAGTGCAGGACTGGCATTCTTTTCTAAGCCAAGCGTTTGGCAATTTACTGGCTAATGAGattgttgatcttcttccttgGGATAGCTTAGCCGTTATGCGGAAGAATAAGAAGACCATTGAATCACAAAATCTAAGGGTAGTAATTGATTCAAGCTGTTTCTATAGAGTTTTTACAGCTCATATGGCACTTGGATTTTCCAGCAAGCAAAAAGAGTTG ATTAACAAGGCAAAAATCATATGTGAATGTTTGATAGCTTCAGAGGGCATTGATCTGAAATTTGAGGAAGCTTTTTGCCTATTCCTTCTTGGACTG GGCACAGAGGCTGAGGCAGTTGAAAAGCTGAAGCAGCTTGAGCTAAACTCAAATCCAAAACATAATTCAATCTTGGGGAAGGCAATAATGGATGCTTCAGCTGCAAACCCATCGTTG GAATTGTGGCTTAAGGATTCTGTGCTTGACTTATATCCAGATACTAAAGGTTGTTCTCCTGCTTTG GCCAATTTCTTTAATGCTCAAAAGAAATTTTCTGGAAGCAAGAACTCTAAAGGATCTTCACAAATGTTTCCTACTATATGTCATAGACCTCTATCATCATCGGGTTCTGTAGAACGGAAAGATTTTGAGGAACCTCGCTCATATATGAGCTCTTCCCCAAATTTGGGGTTTGCTGTCAAGCAGCTGACTCCTACTGATTTGCAGGGTTCACTGCTATCCGGCAAAAATGAAAACGAACGCAATCCTAGTGAACCACATGTTAAAGTAAACAGGAACCTTGGCACGTATAACAATGGTATTTGGAATAATCACTTTACTCGTGCTCAAGTATTTGAAAGAATAACACACGTTACCATCTTGGGTTGTATCGTATTTGCTTCAATGAAGTTGTTGGGAATGAACTTGGGCAAGAATTTTACTGGTTCTAACTGGGCTTCCACAAAAGCCCACAATAGCACTTCTTGGACTGCAAATTCATCTGTTAACTACAGTGTAGGCCCGACATATACGAGGCAAAGTTCTATTGCCAACAAACTGAAGAGAATTATGTCAACGGTTAAGTTACAGTTTTTGCCCAAGTCAGATGCTGGAAGTCGCGGTGATTTACACAGTTCTCTTACCTCATCATCTTCCCCTATTAATGTGTATAGGAGGCTGATGCCTGTGGAAGAAGCAGAAACCCTTATTAGGGAATGGCAAACAATCAAAGCTGAAGCTTTGGGGCCTAGCCATGAAGTAAATGGCCTAGCTCAAGTCCTTGACGAATCTATGCTTTCTCAG TGGCAAGCCTTGGCTGATGCTGCAAAAGAAAAATCTTGTCACTGGAGATTTCTTTTGCTAAAATTATCTGTCCTTAGAGCTGACATTCTATCAGATGGAAATGGATCAGACATAGCAGAAATAGAAGCCCTTTTAGAAGAAGCAGCCGAACTTGTTGATAATTCTCAGCAAAAGAACCCAAACTACTATAG CACTTACAAAGTTCAGTATGTTGTGAAGAGGCAAGATGATGGATCATGGAAGTTCTGTGAAGCCGATATTCAAACATGA
- the LOC123907995 gene encoding DNA-binding protein RHL1-like isoform X1, whose translation MARPKTKKKIRETEEDLDSTTPEAIERKRLKSLAFSNNILTETQARTSIHLNPSSIVAKHHGKDIIKKSQRKNSRYLFSFPGLFAPVAGGKIGELKDLGTKNPILYLDFPQGRMKLFGTILYPTNRYLTLQFSRGGKNVTCEDYFDNMIVFSDAWWIGTKDENPEETKLEFPKELSEGQQAEPDFKGGAGAGAASVVNQGVSKTKVKRAEPESPETPLEEDLSDSEIDVKDTKELVPVRQSARAAKKSYKFAEISSGESTGNRSLDISEHEEKAEVETDVNDHSTSNILIAGNLYFRTSLIVYSILSGNLYFIFLNLRVQKETAVIDIDDEDNASKDQVPVENKESASVSKSKKGSLVQATISSLFKKVEVKKASTNSKKSPSSSKASGQKLQPAGSKTKIEPDEGSKKRPRKTKDKSPGEKVKAKSKENEVEDVDEDDDDIEEFSNASEDSDGSDEDWAA comes from the exons ATGGCACGACcaaaaacgaagaagaagattCGAGAAACCGAAGAAGATTTAGATTCAACAACCCCAGAAGCCATAGAACGTAAGAGACTCAAATCATTAGCTTTTTCAAACAACATACTCACAGAAACACAAGCTAGAACTTCAATTCATCTTAACCCTTCTTCCATTGTTGCCAAACATCATGGTAAAGACATCATTAAGAAGTCTCAGAGGAAGAATAGTAGATACCTTTTCTCGTTTCCTGGTTTGTTTGCTCCTGTTGCTGGTGGCAAAATTGGTGAACTTAAAGATTTGGGAACTAAAAACCCCATTCTCTACCTTGATTTTCCTCAG GGCCGGATGAAGTTATTTGGGACTATCTTATATCCCACAAACAGATACTTGACTCTACAGTTCTCCAGAGGTGGAAAGAATGTGACGTGTGAGGATTATTTCGATAACATG ATTGTATTTTCGGATGCATGGTGGATTGGGACGAAAGACGAGAACCCAGAAGAAACCAAACTGGAATTTCCTAAGGAATTGTCTGAG GGACAACAAGCTGAACCTGACTTTAAAGGGGGTGCAGGTGCTGGTGCAGCTTCTGTAGTTAATCAAGGTGTTTCCAAAACCAAGGTTAAACGGGCAGAGCCAGAGTCACCAGAGACACCTCTTGAAGAAGATTTATCAGACAGTGAAATCGACGTAAAAGACACAAAGGAATTGGTCCCAGTTCGCCAATCAGCGAGAGCTGCTAAAAAATCATACAA ATTTGCTGAAATTTCTTCTGGTGAATCAACTGGTAACAGAAGCCTTGACATTTCTGAACATGAAGAAAAAGCAGAAGTTGAAACTGATGTAAATGATCATAGTACTTCAAATATCCTTATAGCAGGAAACTTATATTTTAGAACTTCATTGATCGTATATTCTATATTATCAGGAAACTTATATTTTATCTTCCTTAATTTACGAGTACAGAAAGAAACTGCAGTTATTGACATTGACGATGAAGATAATGCTTCAAAAGATCAAGTCCCCGTGGAAAATAAAGAATCTGCTTCAGTGTCAAAATCTAAAAAAGGTTCACTTGTTCAGGCTACTATATCCTCATTATTCAAGAAAGTGGAAGTAAAG aAGGCTTCAACCAATTCAAAGAAATCTCCATCATCATCAAAAG ctTCTGGCCAGAAGTTGCAGCCTGCTGGTtcgaaaacaaaaattgaaccg GATGAAGGATCCAAGAAAAGGCCAAGAAAGACCAAGGACAAAAGTCCAG GTGAAAAAGTCAAGGCAAAAAGCAAGGAAAATGAG GTTGAAGATGtcgatgaagatgatgatgacattgaagaattttcaaatgCTTCAGAG GATTCTGATGGAAGTGACGAAGACTGGGCTGCTTGA
- the LOC123907995 gene encoding DNA-binding protein RHL1-like isoform X2: MARPKTKKKIRETEEDLDSTTPEAIERKRLKSLAFSNNILTETQARTSIHLNPSSIVAKHHGKDIIKKSQRKNSRYLFSFPGLFAPVAGGKIGELKDLGTKNPILYLDFPQGRMKLFGTILYPTNRYLTLQFSRGGKNVTCEDYFDNMIVFSDAWWIGTKDENPEETKLEFPKELSEGQQAEPDFKGGAGAGAASVVNQGVSKTKVKRAEPESPETPLEEDLSDSEIDVKDTKELVPVRQSARAAKKSYKFAEISSGESTGNRSLDISEHEEKAEVETDVNDHSTSKKETAVIDIDDEDNASKDQVPVENKESASVSKSKKGSLVQATISSLFKKVEVKKASTNSKKSPSSSKASGQKLQPAGSKTKIEPDEGSKKRPRKTKDKSPGEKVKAKSKENEVEDVDEDDDDIEEFSNASEDSDGSDEDWAA, encoded by the exons ATGGCACGACcaaaaacgaagaagaagattCGAGAAACCGAAGAAGATTTAGATTCAACAACCCCAGAAGCCATAGAACGTAAGAGACTCAAATCATTAGCTTTTTCAAACAACATACTCACAGAAACACAAGCTAGAACTTCAATTCATCTTAACCCTTCTTCCATTGTTGCCAAACATCATGGTAAAGACATCATTAAGAAGTCTCAGAGGAAGAATAGTAGATACCTTTTCTCGTTTCCTGGTTTGTTTGCTCCTGTTGCTGGTGGCAAAATTGGTGAACTTAAAGATTTGGGAACTAAAAACCCCATTCTCTACCTTGATTTTCCTCAG GGCCGGATGAAGTTATTTGGGACTATCTTATATCCCACAAACAGATACTTGACTCTACAGTTCTCCAGAGGTGGAAAGAATGTGACGTGTGAGGATTATTTCGATAACATG ATTGTATTTTCGGATGCATGGTGGATTGGGACGAAAGACGAGAACCCAGAAGAAACCAAACTGGAATTTCCTAAGGAATTGTCTGAG GGACAACAAGCTGAACCTGACTTTAAAGGGGGTGCAGGTGCTGGTGCAGCTTCTGTAGTTAATCAAGGTGTTTCCAAAACCAAGGTTAAACGGGCAGAGCCAGAGTCACCAGAGACACCTCTTGAAGAAGATTTATCAGACAGTGAAATCGACGTAAAAGACACAAAGGAATTGGTCCCAGTTCGCCAATCAGCGAGAGCTGCTAAAAAATCATACAA ATTTGCTGAAATTTCTTCTGGTGAATCAACTGGTAACAGAAGCCTTGACATTTCTGAACATGAAGAAAAAGCAGAAGTTGAAACTGATGTAAATGATCATAGTACTTCAA AGAAAGAAACTGCAGTTATTGACATTGACGATGAAGATAATGCTTCAAAAGATCAAGTCCCCGTGGAAAATAAAGAATCTGCTTCAGTGTCAAAATCTAAAAAAGGTTCACTTGTTCAGGCTACTATATCCTCATTATTCAAGAAAGTGGAAGTAAAG aAGGCTTCAACCAATTCAAAGAAATCTCCATCATCATCAAAAG ctTCTGGCCAGAAGTTGCAGCCTGCTGGTtcgaaaacaaaaattgaaccg GATGAAGGATCCAAGAAAAGGCCAAGAAAGACCAAGGACAAAAGTCCAG GTGAAAAAGTCAAGGCAAAAAGCAAGGAAAATGAG GTTGAAGATGtcgatgaagatgatgatgacattgaagaattttcaaatgCTTCAGAG GATTCTGATGGAAGTGACGAAGACTGGGCTGCTTGA
- the LOC123907995 gene encoding DNA-binding protein RHL1-like isoform X4 has product MARPKTKKKIRETEEDLDSTTPEAIERKRLKSLAFSNNILTETQARTSIHLNPSSIVAKHHGKDIIKKSQRKNSRYLFSFPGLFAPVAGGKIGELKDLGTKNPILYLDFPQGRMKLFGTILYPTNRYLTLQFSRGGKNVTCEDYFDNMIVFSDAWWIGTKDENPEETKLEFPKELSEGQQAEPDFKGGAGAGAASVVNQGVSKTKVKRAEPESPETPLEEDLSDSEIDVKDTKELVPVRQSARAAKKSYKFAEISSGESTGNRSLDISEHEEKAEVETDKETAVIDIDDEDNASKDQVPVENKESASVSKSKKGSLVQATISSLFKKVEVKKASTNSKKSPSSSKASGQKLQPAGSKTKIEPDEGSKKRPRKTKDKSPGEKVKAKSKENEVEDVDEDDDDIEEFSNASEDSDGSDEDWAA; this is encoded by the exons ATGGCACGACcaaaaacgaagaagaagattCGAGAAACCGAAGAAGATTTAGATTCAACAACCCCAGAAGCCATAGAACGTAAGAGACTCAAATCATTAGCTTTTTCAAACAACATACTCACAGAAACACAAGCTAGAACTTCAATTCATCTTAACCCTTCTTCCATTGTTGCCAAACATCATGGTAAAGACATCATTAAGAAGTCTCAGAGGAAGAATAGTAGATACCTTTTCTCGTTTCCTGGTTTGTTTGCTCCTGTTGCTGGTGGCAAAATTGGTGAACTTAAAGATTTGGGAACTAAAAACCCCATTCTCTACCTTGATTTTCCTCAG GGCCGGATGAAGTTATTTGGGACTATCTTATATCCCACAAACAGATACTTGACTCTACAGTTCTCCAGAGGTGGAAAGAATGTGACGTGTGAGGATTATTTCGATAACATG ATTGTATTTTCGGATGCATGGTGGATTGGGACGAAAGACGAGAACCCAGAAGAAACCAAACTGGAATTTCCTAAGGAATTGTCTGAG GGACAACAAGCTGAACCTGACTTTAAAGGGGGTGCAGGTGCTGGTGCAGCTTCTGTAGTTAATCAAGGTGTTTCCAAAACCAAGGTTAAACGGGCAGAGCCAGAGTCACCAGAGACACCTCTTGAAGAAGATTTATCAGACAGTGAAATCGACGTAAAAGACACAAAGGAATTGGTCCCAGTTCGCCAATCAGCGAGAGCTGCTAAAAAATCATACAA ATTTGCTGAAATTTCTTCTGGTGAATCAACTGGTAACAGAAGCCTTGACATTTCTGAACATGAAGAAAAAGCAGAAGTTGAAACTGAT AAAGAAACTGCAGTTATTGACATTGACGATGAAGATAATGCTTCAAAAGATCAAGTCCCCGTGGAAAATAAAGAATCTGCTTCAGTGTCAAAATCTAAAAAAGGTTCACTTGTTCAGGCTACTATATCCTCATTATTCAAGAAAGTGGAAGTAAAG aAGGCTTCAACCAATTCAAAGAAATCTCCATCATCATCAAAAG ctTCTGGCCAGAAGTTGCAGCCTGCTGGTtcgaaaacaaaaattgaaccg GATGAAGGATCCAAGAAAAGGCCAAGAAAGACCAAGGACAAAAGTCCAG GTGAAAAAGTCAAGGCAAAAAGCAAGGAAAATGAG GTTGAAGATGtcgatgaagatgatgatgacattgaagaattttcaaatgCTTCAGAG GATTCTGATGGAAGTGACGAAGACTGGGCTGCTTGA
- the LOC123907995 gene encoding DNA-binding protein RHL1-like isoform X3, translating to MARPKTKKKIRETEEDLDSTTPEAIERKRLKSLAFSNNILTETQARTSIHLNPSSIVAKHHGKDIIKKSQRKNSRYLFSFPGLFAPVAGGKIGELKDLGTKNPILYLDFPQGRMKLFGTILYPTNRYLTLQFSRGGKNVTCEDYFDNMIVFSDAWWIGTKDENPEETKLEFPKELSEGQQAEPDFKGGAGAGAASVVNQGVSKTKVKRAEPESPETPLEEDLSDSEIDVKDTKELVPVRQSARAAKKSYKFAEISSGESTGNRSLDISEHEEKAEVETDVNDHSTSKKETAVIDIDDEDNASKDQVPVENKESASVSKSKKGSLVQATISSLFKKVEVKASTNSKKSPSSSKASGQKLQPAGSKTKIEPDEGSKKRPRKTKDKSPGEKVKAKSKENEVEDVDEDDDDIEEFSNASEDSDGSDEDWAA from the exons ATGGCACGACcaaaaacgaagaagaagattCGAGAAACCGAAGAAGATTTAGATTCAACAACCCCAGAAGCCATAGAACGTAAGAGACTCAAATCATTAGCTTTTTCAAACAACATACTCACAGAAACACAAGCTAGAACTTCAATTCATCTTAACCCTTCTTCCATTGTTGCCAAACATCATGGTAAAGACATCATTAAGAAGTCTCAGAGGAAGAATAGTAGATACCTTTTCTCGTTTCCTGGTTTGTTTGCTCCTGTTGCTGGTGGCAAAATTGGTGAACTTAAAGATTTGGGAACTAAAAACCCCATTCTCTACCTTGATTTTCCTCAG GGCCGGATGAAGTTATTTGGGACTATCTTATATCCCACAAACAGATACTTGACTCTACAGTTCTCCAGAGGTGGAAAGAATGTGACGTGTGAGGATTATTTCGATAACATG ATTGTATTTTCGGATGCATGGTGGATTGGGACGAAAGACGAGAACCCAGAAGAAACCAAACTGGAATTTCCTAAGGAATTGTCTGAG GGACAACAAGCTGAACCTGACTTTAAAGGGGGTGCAGGTGCTGGTGCAGCTTCTGTAGTTAATCAAGGTGTTTCCAAAACCAAGGTTAAACGGGCAGAGCCAGAGTCACCAGAGACACCTCTTGAAGAAGATTTATCAGACAGTGAAATCGACGTAAAAGACACAAAGGAATTGGTCCCAGTTCGCCAATCAGCGAGAGCTGCTAAAAAATCATACAA ATTTGCTGAAATTTCTTCTGGTGAATCAACTGGTAACAGAAGCCTTGACATTTCTGAACATGAAGAAAAAGCAGAAGTTGAAACTGATGTAAATGATCATAGTACTTCAA AGAAAGAAACTGCAGTTATTGACATTGACGATGAAGATAATGCTTCAAAAGATCAAGTCCCCGTGGAAAATAAAGAATCTGCTTCAGTGTCAAAATCTAAAAAAGGTTCACTTGTTCAGGCTACTATATCCTCATTATTCAAGAAAGTGGAAGTAAAG GCTTCAACCAATTCAAAGAAATCTCCATCATCATCAAAAG ctTCTGGCCAGAAGTTGCAGCCTGCTGGTtcgaaaacaaaaattgaaccg GATGAAGGATCCAAGAAAAGGCCAAGAAAGACCAAGGACAAAAGTCCAG GTGAAAAAGTCAAGGCAAAAAGCAAGGAAAATGAG GTTGAAGATGtcgatgaagatgatgatgacattgaagaattttcaaatgCTTCAGAG GATTCTGATGGAAGTGACGAAGACTGGGCTGCTTGA